Proteins co-encoded in one Papaver somniferum cultivar HN1 chromosome 5, ASM357369v1, whole genome shotgun sequence genomic window:
- the LOC113284094 gene encoding putative receptor-like protein kinase At3g47110, with amino-acid sequence MSLGGSISPFIGNLSFLQVLDLTENEFIGELPQEIGQLSRLKTFSISLNNISGTIPPQLYNISSIRVFIVTGNKLHGSLPSYIGNTLLNLRRLLIGGNRFHGLLPKSVSNLSRLAILDVSENQFTGPVPTNLGSLQDLAYLNIGLNSLGTGEVDDLGFIDSLSNCSHLEVLSFSYNKLSGKLPDSIANLSTKLTNLYMGKNNIFGEIPRGIDNLISLNRLSMAFNRLTGSIPDSIGKLTNLLEVILGDNQLSGHIPSDICNNTQLEELYLENNRLDGTIPQSLGSCGNLKVVVLSMNQLVGTIPKQLIGLSSLSVQLNLSWNQLTGNLPSEVGNLERIFLLDLSNNQLSGEIPSSLKNCLGLRVLFLNGNSFEGIIPPSLKSLKGIQGLDISSNNLSGRVPEYLESFASLGALNISFNDFEGELPKQGIFKNLYASEVRGNKKLCGGIPGLHLPSCPKPPGSKKQSKRFPLKRLLLIIFGTVICVIFLGSFLIWFWRRKTTAKGSSSSLEDPVNNKFQKVSYKELLKATDGFSAENLVGVGSYGSVYKGLLVLNQETTVVAVKVLDLQRRGASKSFIAECDAMRSIRHRNLVKMLTSCSSIDFKGNAFKALVSEFMPNGSLENWLHPEENHEQSSRRSLSFMERLNVAIDVACALDYLHQHCRTPIVHCDLKPSNVLLDDDMNAHVGDFGLAKFLGGVIINVEAEHHTNSTSVGIRGSIGYAAPEYGMGSEVSTNGDVYSYGIMVLEMFTGKRPTDDMFADGLSLYTFAKRALRPDRVMHIDPRMPLSHVHDEDNDETNNTEIPSNGESEAKLCEALTGIINLSIMCSVESPSERMEMAQVVKELQSIKTIYLSSVGSQ; translated from the exons ATGAGTTTGGGAGGTTCGATATCTCCATTTATAGGAAATCTATCCTTCTTACAAGTTCTCGACCTTACGGAAAATGAATTCATTGGTGAACTTCCTCAAGAAATTGGTCAGTTATCCAGATTGAAAACATTTTCCATATCCCTTAACAATATATCTGGTACTATTCCACCCCAACTTTATAACATCTCCTCCATCCGTGTTTTTATTGTAACCGGAAATAAACTTCATGGATCGCTTCCATCATATATCGGAAATACTCTCCTTAATCTCCGTAGACTTTTAATAGGTGGTAACAGGTTCCATGGCTTGCTACCAAAATCGGTATCCAATCTTTCTAGATTGGCTATACTAGATGTCTCTGAGAATCAGTTCACAGGACCTGTACCGACCAATTTGGGCAGCTTGCAAGATCTCGCATAtctaaatattggattaaattctCTTGGAACCGGTGAAGTAGATGACCTTGGGTTTATTGATTCATTATCAAATTGCAGTCACCTAGAAGTCCTTTCCTTCAGTTATAATAAATTGTCAGGGAAACTACCGGATTCCATAGCCAACCTCTCAACAAAGCTTACCAATTTGTACATGGGAAAAAACAACATATTCGGCGAAATTCCTCGTGGAATTGACAACCTGATCAGCCTAAACAGATTAAGCATGGCATTTAACCGACTAACAGGAAGTATTCCAGATTCCATAGGAAAGCTAACTAATCTATTGGAAGTTATCCTGGGGGATAACCAACTCTCTGGACACATTCCATCAGACATCTGCAACAATACACAACTAGAAGAATTATATTTGGAAAACAACAGATTAGACGGTACCATTCCCCAAAGTCTTGGCAGCTGCGGCAATCTGAAAGTAGTGGTACTTTCTATGAATCAACTTGTAGGTACCATTCCTAAACAACTGATTGGTCTTTCTTCACTCTCAGTGCAGCTTAACTTATCCTGGAATCAGTTGACTGGTAATTTGCCTTCAGAAGTCGGTAATTTGGAAAGGATTTTCCTCCTCGACTTGTCAAATAATCAATTATCTGGGGAAATTCCAAGCTCTTTAAAGAATTGTCTTGGCTTACGAGTACTTTTTCTTAATGGAAATTCATTCGAAGGGATCATTCCTCCATCATTAAAAAGTTTGAAGGGAATTCAGGGCTTAGACATATCAAGCAATAACTTGTCTGGTCGAGTTCCGGAGTATTTGGAGTCCTTTGCTTCCCTCGGGGCTCTGAATATATCTTTCAATGACTTTGAAGGTGAATTACCAAAACAAGGAATTTTCAAGAACTTATATGCATCTGAAGTCCGCGGAAATAAAAAGCTTTGTGGAGGAATTCCTGGACTACATTTACCAAGTTGTCCAAAACCGCCTGGATCTAAAAAGCAAAGTAAGCGATTCCCTCTGAAGAGACTGCTTCTAATAATCTTCGGAACTGTTATCTGCGTAATTTTCTTGGGTTCCTTTCTCATATGGTTTTGGAGGAGAAAAACAACAGCGAAAGGTTCATCTTCGTCTTTGGAAGATCCTGTAAATAATAAGTTTCAAAAGGTTTCATACAAAGAGCTTCTTAAAGCAACAGATGGATTCTCTGCAGAAAATTTAGTTGGAGTCGGAAGTTACGGATCTGTTTACAAGGGATTATTAGTGCTAAACCAAGAGACAACAGTTGTTGCAGTGAAAGTACTAGATCTTCAAAGACGGGGAGCATCAAAAAGTTTCATAGCTGAATGTGATGCAATGAGATCCATTCGCCATCGTAATCTCGTGAAAATGTTGACTTCTTGTTCTAGTATTGACTTCAAAGGAAATGCATTCAAAGCTCTAGTTTCCGAATTCATGCCAAACGGAAGTCTCGAGAACTGGTTACACCCAGAAGAAAATCACGAACAGTCATCGAGGAGATCGCTTAGTTTTATGGAGAGGCTAAATGTAGCTATTGATGTTGCTTGTGCATTAGATTATCTTCATCAGCATTGTCGGACACCAATAGTTCATTGTGATCTAAAACCAAGTAATGTTTTGCTTGACGATGACATGAACGCTCACGTTGGTGATTTCGGACTTGCTAAGTTTCTAGGTGGTGTCATCATCAATGTTGAAGCTGAGCACCACACCAACAGTACTTCCGTCGGAATAAGAGGCTCAATTGGTTATGCAGCTCCAG AGTATGGAATGGGCAGCGAGGTCTCGACTAACGGAGACGTCTACAGTTACGGGATCATGGTGCTAGAGATGTTTACTGGAAAGAGACCCACGGATGACATGTTTGCAGATGGTTTAAGCCTTTATACCTTTGCTAAGAGAGCTCTCCGTCCAGATCGTGTAATGCACATCGACCCTAGAATGCCACTTTCTCATGTCCATGACGAAgataatgatgaaaccaacaacaCAGAAATTCCAAGCAATGGTGAGAGTGAGGCCAAGTTATGCGAGGCTTTGACAGGGATTATCAACCTTTCCATTATGTGTTCTGTTGAATCACCCAGTGAACGGATGGAAATGGCACAAGTTGTGAAAGAGTTGCAATCAATCAAGACTATATATCTCTCGAGTGTGGGATCCCAATAA